DNA from Nitrospira sp.:
TTTGGGTCAACTTTGCCGTCAAGACCGGCATCGAAGAACTCAAGATCACCACTCGTGAAATGCCGGACTACGACGCCCTGATGAAACGCCGATTGAAGATCCTTGACCAGCATGGTTTCACGCTGCCCGACATCCAGGCCGTCATCGACGCCATGGGCCCGCTGGAAGGCGCGGCCGAGTTCGTTGCCTGGTTGCGCGAACGGACGCAGGTGATCATTCTGTCGGACACGTTTTATGAATTCGCGCTCCCCCTGATGCGCCGGCTGGGCTACCCGACGATTTTCTGCAACCAACTGGAGATCGACGCGAACGGCCGCATCGTGAACTACAAACTCCGGCAGCCGAACCAAAAGAAACATGCGGTCGCCGCACTGAAGGGTCTCAATTTCCGTGTCATGGCGGCAGGCGACGCCTACAACGACACCGCCATGTTGGGAGAAGCCCACGCCGGGTTCTTCTTCCGCCCACCCGACCATCTCCCGAAAGAGTTTCCCCAATTCCCGGTGACGCAGACCTATGCGGAACTGCAAGCGCGCTTCGCTGAGGCGGGGGATTTCAGATAGTTTTCAGTTCCTAAACGACTCCTCCCCTTTGTAAGGGGAGGCTGGGAGGGGTAAATGGCTGGAAGAACGGTCCAGGTCTAA
Protein-coding regions in this window:
- a CDS encoding Homoserine kinase — its product is MQNPVIVCLDLEGVLVPEIWVNFAVKTGIEELKITTREMPDYDALMKRRLKILDQHGFTLPDIQAVIDAMGPLEGAAEFVAWLRERTQVIILSDTFYEFALPLMRRLGYPTIFCNQLEIDANGRIVNYKLRQPNQKKHAVAALKGLNFRVMAAGDAYNDTAMLGEAHAGFFFRPPDHLPKEFPQFPVTQTYAELQARFAEAGDFR